One window from the genome of Pedobacter schmidteae encodes:
- a CDS encoding SDR family NAD(P)-dependent oxidoreductase, with translation MKHNNYQGALQQPIGSGFNAKSTAAEVIKGINLIGKIAVLTGGNTGIGLETTKVLAAAGATVIVPARDIEKAKKNLQGITNVEIVEMDLMSPASIDVFAESFLASERPLHLLINNAGIMWVPLRRDNRGIESQLATNYLAQFQLTAKLWPALKKANGARVVNVSSHGHQFAPFNFDDPNFLERDYETLQGYGQSKTAVNLFSMELDNRSQSYGIRVYSVHPGSIGGTELGREAPLELFQQMGFLDADGNMLPEIAASLKTVPQGAATTVWCATSPLLNHIGGVYCEDADIASLCSDNASPNGVNPYSLDENNAKKLWALTEEMTGLKFHP, from the coding sequence ATGAAACATAACAATTATCAGGGAGCCTTACAACAACCAATTGGTTCAGGCTTCAACGCAAAATCAACTGCTGCCGAAGTAATTAAAGGTATTAACCTTATTGGCAAAATCGCTGTCTTAACCGGAGGCAATACCGGCATCGGATTAGAAACCACCAAAGTCCTTGCAGCTGCGGGCGCAACAGTTATCGTACCTGCACGGGATATCGAGAAAGCAAAGAAAAACCTGCAGGGTATTACAAATGTGGAGATCGTGGAAATGGACCTGATGTCTCCGGCATCTATCGATGTATTTGCTGAAAGCTTTCTTGCATCAGAAAGACCATTGCACTTATTAATCAACAATGCAGGCATTATGTGGGTGCCATTACGAAGGGACAACCGCGGTATTGAATCGCAATTAGCTACTAACTATTTAGCACAGTTCCAGCTTACAGCGAAATTGTGGCCTGCGCTTAAAAAGGCAAATGGTGCAAGGGTAGTCAATGTTTCTTCCCATGGACATCAATTTGCCCCCTTCAATTTTGATGACCCCAATTTTCTGGAAAGGGATTACGAAACCTTACAAGGGTACGGACAATCCAAAACAGCTGTCAATCTATTTTCTATGGAGCTGGACAATCGTAGCCAGTCGTATGGAATCAGAGTTTATTCGGTGCATCCGGGTTCTATCGGAGGTACGGAACTGGGAAGAGAGGCGCCATTGGAATTGTTTCAGCAAATGGGCTTTTTAGATGCAGATGGTAACATGTTGCCTGAGATAGCTGCTTCATTAAAAACAGTTCCCCAAGGCGCAGCTACGACAGTTTGGTGTGCAACCAGTCCATTACTAAATCATATCGGCGGGGTGTACTGTGAAGATGCGGATATTGCCTCATTGTGTTCAGACAACGCTTCTCCCAATGGAGTAAATCCTTATTCACTGGATGAAAACAACGCTAAAAAATTATGGGCACTGACTGAAGAAATGACTGGCCTTAAATTCCATCCATAA
- a CDS encoding tetratricopeptide repeat protein, giving the protein MTIRKTFFLFAFIWFTCLAVNGQSKKIDSLQAHLTKTESKLEKIKTTLALSKLTSKSDIKSALTYAEESMKLANEIQLQDWINKATLNLAKTYLLIGNYPRSLNFYQEIIQNKTADSNDMLSAYNGIGIINYYQRDYKTAVKYYNQALKISSTKKSEIGMEKVLKQSLFNNLGIIYEEMNDFNKASFFYTESLKLCKQLNDENNLVHVLTNQGRLFHKQGKNELALKYYLEALAIRQKNNDESGICISYDSLGEFYFELKNYNIAENYLKEAIELGQRTGDLLTIRRASSNLYKLYQQKGDYKPAFEALALNKKVSDTLFNAERSNKIAQLELQFDFDRKRDEERARQREKELRYLLAGIALTLSLIILSLLFYMQRNKVRNSLLEQAHLKLEKENLEKDIELKDKELTTGIMHLMQKNELIDHISEKLLKIKQSVDKEVQPEIRKVVTDLQSNLQPELLKEFEFRFQQVHEEFFHIINERFPNLSPSERRLCAFLKLNMTTKEISAITHQSTKSIEIARTRLRKKLDLTGTEQNLVTFLSQLD; this is encoded by the coding sequence TTGACTATTCGGAAAACCTTTTTTTTATTTGCCTTTATCTGGTTTACCTGTTTGGCTGTTAACGGACAGTCTAAAAAAATAGATAGCCTGCAAGCTCATTTGACCAAGACAGAATCTAAACTCGAAAAGATAAAGACAACGCTTGCCCTTTCGAAACTAACCAGCAAATCGGATATTAAATCGGCATTAACTTATGCCGAAGAATCCATGAAGCTGGCCAATGAGATCCAACTGCAGGACTGGATCAATAAAGCCACCTTAAATCTTGCTAAAACATATCTACTGATCGGAAATTATCCAAGGTCTTTAAATTTTTATCAGGAAATTATTCAGAACAAAACTGCTGATTCTAATGATATGTTATCGGCTTATAATGGGATAGGCATCATCAACTATTATCAGAGGGATTATAAAACTGCGGTTAAATATTACAATCAGGCACTTAAAATTTCATCTACGAAAAAATCGGAAATCGGGATGGAAAAGGTATTGAAACAAAGTCTCTTTAATAACCTGGGGATAATTTATGAAGAAATGAATGACTTTAACAAGGCCAGTTTCTTTTATACGGAATCGTTAAAACTTTGCAAACAATTAAATGACGAGAATAATTTAGTACATGTATTGACAAATCAAGGCCGGTTATTTCATAAACAGGGCAAAAATGAACTTGCACTTAAATATTATCTGGAAGCTTTAGCTATTCGCCAAAAAAACAATGACGAATCTGGTATTTGTATATCCTACGATAGCCTTGGAGAGTTTTATTTCGAATTAAAAAACTACAATATTGCTGAAAATTATTTAAAAGAAGCCATTGAGCTCGGACAACGTACCGGAGATCTGTTAACCATACGCCGCGCTTCGTCTAACCTGTACAAATTGTATCAGCAAAAAGGAGATTACAAACCTGCATTCGAGGCCCTTGCGCTAAATAAAAAGGTAAGCGATACCCTGTTTAATGCCGAACGCTCGAATAAAATTGCCCAGCTTGAACTACAGTTTGATTTTGACAGAAAACGTGATGAGGAACGGGCCAGACAGCGAGAAAAAGAGCTCAGATACTTACTGGCAGGAATTGCGCTTACTTTATCGCTGATTATTCTAAGTCTGTTATTCTACATGCAGAGAAACAAAGTAAGAAACTCGCTACTTGAACAAGCTCATCTGAAATTAGAAAAAGAAAACCTTGAAAAAGACATTGAACTAAAAGACAAAGAGCTCACGACCGGCATTATGCACCTGATGCAGAAAAATGAACTCATTGACCATATTTCGGAAAAGCTACTTAAAATTAAACAGAGTGTTGATAAAGAAGTGCAGCCTGAAATACGAAAGGTTGTTACAGATCTGCAGTCAAACCTTCAACCGGAACTGTTAAAAGAGTTTGAATTCAGATTTCAACAGGTTCATGAAGAGTTCTTTCATATTATAAACGAAAGATTCCCGAACCTTAGCCCCAGCGAACGGAGGTTATGTGCTTTCTTAAAGCTAAACATGACCACTAAAGAAATCTCGGCCATCACTCATCAAAGTACAAAATCTATAGAGATAGCCAGAACGCGGTTACGTAAAAAATTAGACCTGACCGGTACGGAACAAAATTTAGTCACATTCCTATCGCAGTTAGACTAA
- a CDS encoding TlpA disulfide reductase family protein, protein MKEHMKGFLVGIFCLVSTISAFGQQETVKLTGAFTQKKNYEITIAGKTNEGSFRMAHYVIDTTTNQFSIVFPFRTGIAYEMKVAVMKMGHRRLEVDQTANFPLKLVAGQQLQVTLDPVLFKQAGKGLTIGKLPAKTAGGSVSGTLKGITMGMDLSFGKVVEGQLQNIQTYFIAKGDSSFSFSVPVEKAGFYYLSTLRNRKRLYLKPNDEINLVLDLKSGNEVSALKSTAENRLIAQWEQLKAPLMPFVAMGAKPDREAFSVVYRSLQPKISAFMQQVNTADAKFNALFKSAIQLDNNLLALNMLLKSSLEKRGAFMMPSRDFLNVPDDYKSFLKENRLKSANILQLGEGYEYLNLYSKFNLSFLNEDERKQLDNAARVKLMMDATTNDTLKTFVLKSQLEELEEYVSNYSEFSAAFMPYQQYVKTWSVKRKYDGLHHMFAADTAFIGKTAYDFVLPDVNGKMVSMEQFKGKVVLIDVWATWCGPCKAQMPFLKEVEHYYKGNDNVVFVGISLDAEKDKQKWLDMIKAKELEGVQLLDDIGRSFGRKYKAVSIPRFFLIDKAGKWAEVRCPLPENKEKLKKYIDRELNRSI, encoded by the coding sequence ATGAAAGAGCATATGAAAGGTTTTCTGGTTGGTATTTTTTGTTTAGTAAGTACAATAAGTGCTTTCGGACAGCAAGAGACGGTTAAATTAACAGGAGCGTTTACGCAAAAGAAAAATTATGAGATTACTATAGCCGGGAAAACTAATGAAGGGTCTTTCAGGATGGCCCACTATGTTATAGATACAACTACAAATCAATTTTCTATTGTTTTCCCGTTTCGTACCGGTATTGCTTATGAAATGAAGGTTGCCGTAATGAAGATGGGCCATCGTAGACTCGAAGTTGATCAGACAGCGAATTTTCCATTGAAACTGGTTGCAGGCCAGCAGCTGCAGGTAACACTTGATCCGGTATTATTCAAACAGGCGGGGAAAGGGCTGACAATAGGGAAATTACCAGCAAAAACTGCTGGAGGTTCTGTTTCAGGCACGTTAAAAGGGATTACAATGGGTATGGACCTATCTTTCGGAAAGGTTGTGGAAGGACAATTACAAAACATTCAAACTTATTTTATTGCCAAAGGTGATTCGTCGTTTAGTTTTTCAGTACCCGTTGAAAAAGCGGGTTTCTATTACCTTTCTACTTTGAGGAATAGAAAGAGGTTGTACCTTAAACCAAATGACGAGATCAATCTGGTATTGGATCTTAAATCAGGGAATGAGGTTAGTGCGTTAAAATCAACTGCCGAAAATCGGTTGATCGCTCAATGGGAACAGTTAAAAGCTCCATTAATGCCATTCGTGGCCATGGGAGCTAAGCCCGACCGGGAAGCATTTTCTGTGGTTTACAGGAGCTTACAGCCAAAGATCAGTGCTTTTATGCAGCAGGTTAACACAGCTGATGCCAAATTTAATGCGCTTTTTAAATCAGCGATTCAATTGGACAACAATTTGCTGGCCTTAAACATGCTGCTAAAGTCTTCTTTAGAAAAGAGAGGCGCATTTATGATGCCATCCAGGGATTTTTTAAATGTCCCGGATGATTACAAATCTTTTCTTAAAGAAAATAGATTGAAATCTGCGAACATTCTTCAGCTTGGAGAAGGATATGAATACCTTAACCTATATTCAAAGTTTAACTTAAGTTTTCTGAATGAGGATGAAAGAAAACAACTGGATAATGCTGCCAGGGTGAAACTGATGATGGATGCAACAACAAATGATACACTGAAAACATTTGTGTTAAAGTCCCAGCTTGAAGAACTGGAAGAATATGTATCTAACTACAGCGAATTCAGCGCAGCTTTTATGCCCTATCAGCAGTATGTAAAAACGTGGTCTGTTAAAAGAAAATATGACGGACTGCATCATATGTTTGCGGCTGATACTGCATTTATAGGAAAAACTGCTTATGATTTTGTTTTACCCGATGTAAATGGTAAAATGGTATCCATGGAGCAATTCAAAGGGAAGGTGGTGCTGATTGACGTATGGGCTACCTGGTGCGGGCCATGCAAAGCACAGATGCCCTTCCTGAAGGAAGTAGAACATTATTACAAAGGGAACGACAATGTTGTTTTTGTAGGGATTTCCTTAGATGCCGAGAAAGATAAACAAAAGTGGCTCGATATGATCAAGGCCAAAGAGCTGGAAGGAGTTCAGCTGCTGGATGACATAGGGAGATCTTTTGGCAGAAAATACAAAGCTGTATCTATACCGCGCTTTTTCTTAATTGATAAGGCAGGAAAATGGGCCGAAGTACGTTGTCCGCTTCCTGAAAATAAAGAAAAGCTGAAAAAGTATATCGACCGCGAACTAAATAGAAGCATATAA
- a CDS encoding AraC family transcriptional regulator — translation MKDTMRTNCFLSGYQNNTPTESANLYIRKTPFRNALYINGIGNSLNPQFHYNSPEGGCTDYILIYCVDGQGHCHTQKNSFTVLANQFMLLPLEQFHSFRTNMESPPTIYWVHFSGSMINELKADFDLGKYEIPTSLTFNEQIIELWQEMHSTLIDGYTNENVGYASLCLYRFFSFFIFPNRANKNIKDTQNKDQFVQSISYMKANVHKRLTTDEIAELFNYSSAHFSVLFKQKTGLSPIDYFIKIKIRHACQLLTQSNLIIKEIAEKVGYDDPFYFSRIFKKITGNSPIEYKRNHYMGMKIEIPQQYGELVY, via the coding sequence ATGAAAGATACCATGCGTACAAATTGCTTTCTCAGCGGATACCAAAACAATACTCCGACAGAATCAGCAAATTTATACATTCGAAAAACCCCTTTCAGAAATGCTCTTTACATAAATGGAATAGGTAATTCACTAAATCCTCAATTTCATTATAATTCTCCTGAAGGTGGTTGTACCGATTATATCTTAATCTATTGTGTAGACGGACAGGGACATTGCCATACTCAAAAGAACAGCTTTACTGTTCTGGCCAATCAATTTATGCTGTTACCTCTTGAACAATTCCATTCGTTTCGTACGAATATGGAGTCGCCTCCTACAATTTATTGGGTACACTTTAGCGGAAGTATGATCAATGAGTTAAAAGCTGATTTCGATCTGGGAAAATATGAAATTCCGACAAGCCTGACCTTCAATGAGCAAATCATTGAATTATGGCAGGAAATGCATTCCACGTTAATAGATGGTTATACAAATGAAAATGTGGGATATGCCAGCCTTTGCCTGTATCGTTTTTTCTCGTTCTTTATTTTCCCTAACCGCGCCAATAAAAACATAAAGGATACCCAAAATAAAGACCAGTTTGTTCAGTCTATTTCGTATATGAAAGCAAATGTCCACAAACGGCTTACCACCGATGAGATTGCCGAACTGTTTAATTATTCTTCAGCCCATTTTTCGGTGTTGTTTAAACAAAAGACGGGGCTTTCTCCCATTGATTATTTTATCAAGATTAAAATCCGCCATGCCTGTCAGCTTTTAACGCAAAGCAACCTGATCATAAAGGAAATTGCAGAAAAAGTTGGCTATGATGATCCTTTTTATTTTTCGAGGATCTTTAAAAAGATTACTGGAAATTCGCCGATTGAATACAAAAGAAATCATTATATGGGAATGAAAATCGAGATTCCGCAGCAATACGGTGAGTTGGTTTATTAA
- a CDS encoding zinc-dependent metalloprotease: MRLKFIGIVVLGLCSTSLFAQDKKEKQPVSKADTVKKTDPLKMIITANTVVQKGLFNIYKTGDKYYFEIPDSLLTRELLLTNWLVKVPGGSPKYGGEQMDQKTILFDKGLGKKINLRIVGISTKADPGNVIAKAVENSNINVIATVFDLKARGKDDKSSFIEVTDFLQKENPFTKLGEEVTKKLSLGGIAADRSYLKSITAYPINLTMKSVRTYSATPPAKPTPFAPVLDAARIGNAVTLEVSTSILLMPEKPMVGREFDLRVGYFANGYIPLTDDQQNPSFKSFIVRYRMEPKAEDMEKYKRGELVEPKQPIVYYIDPATPKQWRPYLIQGINDWNEAFKDAGFKNAIIGKEWPQNDTTMSLEDARYKVLRYLPSETANAYGPNIHDPRSGEILQSYIGWYHNVMTLVHDWYMLQAGPNDPRARTMTFSDELMGELIRFISSHEVGHTLGLRHNMGASSQTPVEKLRDKAWVEKHGHSVSIMDYARFNYVAQPEDGIGPDGIMPRINDYDKWAIKWGYAYTGAKSIEADRKIVSKWIVDSLAANPKLWFGGEGLNNDARCQTEDVGDNSMEASAYGIKNLKYVLAHLPEWTKEEGDLYKNLTQMYVQLINQYNRYVNHVVKNIASVYETIKYPGQEGDVYESAPIGKQRAAVAFLNKEVFDTPYWLIDTDILNKIGNPMRNSSVKIIQDRQMEAVFNDRVFNTLYMMQERFGTKDTYSISGLLADMKAGVWAELNTHKPVDQFRRDVQKSYVNALLRSMKEAEVGNNAIGLLFGGNQAAEMAPLTTGTDIGALIAVHLDDLRKDILKAIPAAADTDSKEHLQYVANYIKKALDNRFNVK, from the coding sequence ATGAGATTAAAGTTCATAGGGATAGTGGTGCTGGGGTTGTGCAGTACTTCGCTGTTTGCACAAGATAAAAAAGAAAAGCAACCGGTTTCAAAAGCTGATACCGTAAAAAAAACAGATCCACTCAAAATGATCATTACCGCTAATACGGTAGTTCAAAAAGGTTTATTCAATATTTATAAAACCGGGGATAAATATTATTTCGAAATCCCTGATTCCCTTTTAACAAGAGAATTGCTTTTAACCAATTGGTTGGTTAAGGTTCCGGGTGGTAGTCCGAAATATGGTGGTGAACAGATGGATCAGAAAACCATCTTGTTCGACAAAGGCTTAGGGAAAAAAATCAATCTGCGGATAGTGGGGATATCTACCAAAGCAGATCCGGGTAATGTGATCGCAAAAGCTGTCGAAAACTCAAACATCAATGTGATTGCTACTGTATTTGACCTGAAAGCCAGGGGTAAAGATGATAAGAGTTCTTTTATTGAGGTAACAGATTTTCTTCAAAAAGAAAACCCTTTTACCAAACTAGGAGAGGAAGTAACCAAAAAGTTGAGTTTAGGTGGTATTGCGGCTGACAGAAGTTATTTAAAGAGCATCACAGCTTATCCGATCAATCTTACAATGAAATCGGTTCGTACTTACTCTGCTACTCCACCGGCTAAGCCTACTCCATTTGCTCCGGTTCTGGATGCTGCCAGAATTGGTAATGCAGTTACGCTGGAAGTTTCAACATCTATTTTGCTGATGCCTGAAAAGCCAATGGTTGGTCGTGAATTCGACTTGCGCGTGGGCTACTTCGCCAATGGGTATATTCCACTTACCGACGATCAGCAAAACCCCAGCTTTAAATCTTTTATTGTCCGTTACCGGATGGAGCCTAAAGCTGAGGATATGGAAAAGTATAAGAGAGGTGAACTGGTTGAACCCAAACAGCCTATTGTATATTATATAGATCCTGCCACACCTAAACAATGGCGTCCTTATCTTATCCAGGGGATAAATGACTGGAATGAGGCATTTAAGGATGCTGGTTTTAAGAATGCGATTATCGGTAAAGAATGGCCTCAAAACGATACGACCATGAGCCTTGAAGACGCGCGTTATAAGGTATTACGTTACCTGCCTTCGGAGACGGCCAATGCTTATGGACCTAATATTCATGATCCAAGAAGTGGAGAGATCCTGCAAAGTTACATAGGCTGGTACCATAATGTAATGACATTGGTGCACGATTGGTATATGCTTCAGGCAGGTCCAAATGATCCAAGAGCACGTACCATGACATTCAGTGATGAGTTGATGGGCGAGTTGATCCGTTTTATATCTTCCCATGAAGTGGGGCATACACTTGGCTTAAGGCATAATATGGGGGCAAGCAGTCAGACCCCGGTTGAAAAGTTGAGAGACAAAGCCTGGGTGGAGAAACATGGACATAGTGTTTCGATTATGGATTATGCTCGTTTTAACTATGTAGCACAGCCAGAAGATGGAATTGGCCCGGATGGCATTATGCCCCGCATCAATGATTATGATAAATGGGCAATTAAATGGGGTTACGCTTATACTGGGGCAAAAAGTATTGAGGCCGACCGGAAAATTGTTTCTAAATGGATTGTTGATAGTTTGGCTGCAAACCCTAAATTATGGTTTGGTGGTGAAGGGTTAAACAATGATGCCCGTTGCCAGACTGAAGATGTTGGTGATAACAGTATGGAAGCAAGTGCCTATGGCATTAAAAACCTGAAATATGTACTGGCACACTTACCGGAATGGACAAAGGAAGAAGGTGATTTATACAAAAACCTTACCCAGATGTATGTTCAGCTAATTAATCAATATAATCGTTATGTGAACCATGTGGTTAAGAATATTGCCAGCGTATATGAGACTATCAAGTATCCGGGACAGGAAGGTGATGTATATGAATCGGCACCGATCGGGAAACAAAGGGCTGCTGTAGCCTTTTTAAATAAGGAGGTTTTTGATACGCCGTATTGGCTGATCGATACGGATATTTTGAATAAAATCGGTAATCCGATGCGCAATAGTAGTGTTAAGATTATTCAGGACAGGCAAATGGAGGCAGTGTTCAACGATCGTGTATTCAATACTTTATACATGATGCAGGAACGCTTCGGCACAAAAGATACCTATTCGATCTCTGGATTACTGGCAGATATGAAGGCAGGTGTATGGGCAGAGCTTAACACGCATAAGCCGGTTGACCAGTTCCGTCGTGATGTGCAGAAATCATACGTGAATGCACTTTTGAGAAGCATGAAAGAGGCCGAAGTTGGTAACAATGCTATAGGCTTATTGTTTGGAGGTAACCAGGCAGCAGAAATGGCACCGCTGACTACCGGAACTGATATAGGAGCATTAATTGCAGTTCATCTGGATGATTTACGTAAAGATATCCTGAAGGCTATTCCAGCTGCAGCTGATACAGATTCAAAGGAGCATCTGCAATATGTTGCAAATTATATCAAGAAAGCGTTAGATAACCGTTTTAATGTTAAATAA
- a CDS encoding TlpA disulfide reductase family protein, with product MIKKLFAVITYCALNMTAADAAPVKTIISCTVHGPKVSAVNLYTLKDGRAMSLGFQRPDANGNCTFNVDEKKEGVYFFAKAGGKGSDYKYVIYLKAGDHQKIDFYLEQTSVEYDRCVVNKPSSETVVIQKWTTALNDYVKTVFVKRDSTYIKYSEIEKKAGLFLTTNKTANVFFNNWMKDKVNTDLKYLRAANFFGFGKRLNSRYDSSSVVKNFYKPLLDKGIVSNPGLLKSEHGMDLLNYVFAYWEFNKRKSGEGLAMAPFSENMQFMTNNEVKAAYLAYKIQPIKTYEDFVKQVQPYKALLVTAEHKAVYQKKYEELYLYAKGTPGYNFELQDVNDKTYTLAGFKGKVVVIDMWAMWCAPCLAEKPVMEKIAHELKDRDDIVFVGVSVDGLNRRDIWKGFVKKNGFTSIELLSNATESIQKYYRIEGIPRFLIFDREGKIVTVDAPMPSSGRFKKIVEDVLAAK from the coding sequence ATGATAAAAAAGTTATTTGCAGTCATTACATACTGCGCTTTAAATATGACTGCTGCTGATGCAGCTCCAGTCAAAACAATCATTAGCTGTACGGTGCATGGGCCAAAAGTAAGCGCTGTAAATCTGTACACACTAAAGGATGGTCGTGCGATGAGTTTAGGCTTTCAACGACCTGATGCCAATGGAAATTGTACGTTCAATGTTGATGAAAAGAAAGAAGGCGTTTATTTTTTTGCGAAAGCGGGAGGTAAAGGATCGGATTATAAATATGTAATTTATCTTAAAGCTGGTGATCATCAGAAAATAGATTTCTATCTGGAGCAGACTTCTGTTGAGTACGACAGATGTGTGGTGAATAAACCCAGTTCTGAAACTGTAGTCATCCAGAAATGGACAACTGCTTTAAATGATTATGTTAAAACCGTATTTGTAAAAAGAGATAGCACCTATATTAAATATTCCGAAATTGAAAAGAAAGCTGGTTTATTCTTAACCACCAATAAGACTGCTAATGTCTTTTTTAATAATTGGATGAAGGATAAAGTGAACACAGATCTAAAATATCTGCGAGCAGCTAATTTTTTTGGTTTTGGGAAACGTTTAAATAGCCGTTACGACAGTAGTAGCGTTGTAAAAAACTTTTACAAACCTTTGCTGGATAAAGGAATTGTTTCCAATCCGGGGTTGCTGAAATCTGAACACGGGATGGATTTATTGAACTATGTTTTTGCTTATTGGGAATTTAACAAGAGGAAAAGCGGAGAAGGGCTGGCCATGGCTCCATTCTCTGAGAATATGCAGTTTATGACCAATAATGAAGTAAAAGCGGCTTATCTAGCTTACAAGATCCAACCGATCAAGACTTATGAGGATTTTGTTAAACAGGTTCAGCCTTACAAGGCTTTGTTGGTGACTGCGGAACATAAAGCCGTTTATCAGAAAAAATATGAAGAGCTGTACCTCTATGCTAAAGGAACGCCCGGTTATAATTTTGAGTTGCAAGATGTGAACGATAAGACCTATACCTTAGCTGGTTTTAAAGGTAAAGTGGTAGTCATTGATATGTGGGCAATGTGGTGTGCCCCATGTTTGGCCGAGAAGCCGGTGATGGAGAAAATAGCACATGAATTGAAAGACAGGGACGATATCGTTTTTGTGGGGGTATCCGTTGACGGTCTTAACAGAAGGGACATCTGGAAAGGCTTTGTTAAAAAAAATGGCTTTACCAGTATTGAGCTCTTATCAAATGCTACGGAATCCATTCAAAAATATTACAGGATAGAAGGCATCCCACGTTTTTTGATTTTTGACCGTGAAGGCAAAATTGTAACGGTTGATGCACCCATGCCCTCATCTGGCAGGTTCAAAAAAATAGTAGAGGATGTATTAGCAGCAAAATAA
- a CDS encoding tetratricopeptide repeat protein gives MKNLLNRTKSTKEKLRLSLELSEELYKPNPSLALRYASEAEQLANQLNSDSLLNKAYVNQATSYLHMGNYPLALQLYFKAIPRAQKSGDSHTLFSIYERMGILYHFENDNNQALKYFFQALEQFSLKKPKNKKQIERKASLLKNIGIVYNETKKYNASAQYFKEALSLATQLNEHELIANVINEQGTLYLNLGKPDLAFEQYKKAMEIRKKHHNDWGLTLSYLSIGQFYLTRKDYKPAERYLKEAITLGKKVQFWQNVSTASFYLFQLYKEKGDLNNALKTLELNKTVNDTLYNEDRTRKIGQLETRFEFERKQIELEVKQREKNLYYWLAGVTLVLSLLIVTLLFYLQKNKTKTAQLERANLKLEKIELERNIELKNKELTTNILHLIQKNELIEEVSEKLYDHKRNANEESQLVIQKVLADLQSNLHPELLQEFEFRFQQVHQEFFNILNEKYPNLSPSERRLCAFLKLNMTTKEISAITYQSIKSIEIARTRLRKKLDLTGTDLNLVNFLIQLDAKNGA, from the coding sequence TTGAAAAATCTCCTGAACCGAACAAAATCTACGAAAGAAAAGCTCAGGTTAAGCTTAGAACTTTCAGAAGAACTTTATAAACCCAATCCCTCATTAGCACTTCGATATGCCAGTGAAGCTGAACAGCTGGCTAATCAGCTCAATTCCGATTCTCTGTTAAACAAAGCTTATGTAAACCAGGCTACGTCTTATTTACATATGGGAAATTACCCCCTTGCACTCCAGCTTTACTTTAAAGCTATTCCCAGGGCACAAAAATCGGGAGACTCGCATACCCTTTTTTCTATTTACGAGAGAATGGGTATACTTTATCATTTTGAAAATGACAATAATCAGGCCCTCAAATATTTTTTTCAGGCACTGGAACAATTCTCCCTCAAAAAACCGAAAAATAAAAAGCAAATAGAACGTAAGGCATCGCTACTAAAGAATATTGGTATCGTTTATAATGAAACAAAAAAATACAATGCATCGGCACAATACTTTAAGGAAGCATTAAGTCTTGCCACACAGCTTAACGAACATGAACTTATCGCAAATGTGATCAATGAACAAGGTACGTTATACCTTAATTTAGGCAAACCTGACCTGGCCTTTGAGCAGTACAAAAAAGCTATGGAGATCCGTAAAAAGCACCATAACGATTGGGGACTTACCCTCTCCTATCTCAGTATCGGACAGTTTTACCTCACCAGAAAAGATTATAAACCTGCTGAACGCTATTTAAAGGAGGCTATTACGTTGGGGAAAAAAGTCCAGTTCTGGCAAAATGTAAGCACGGCATCATTCTATCTATTTCAATTGTATAAAGAAAAAGGTGATCTAAACAATGCCTTAAAAACATTGGAATTAAATAAGACGGTAAACGATACCCTTTACAATGAAGACCGCACACGCAAGATAGGTCAATTGGAAACCCGGTTTGAATTTGAGCGCAAACAAATTGAACTGGAAGTCAAACAAAGGGAAAAGAATTTATATTACTGGCTGGCCGGGGTTACCCTTGTCCTTTCTCTGCTTATCGTAACGCTGCTTTTCTATTTGCAAAAAAATAAAACGAAGACTGCACAACTGGAACGGGCAAATTTAAAGCTTGAGAAAATCGAACTCGAACGCAACATCGAACTAAAAAATAAAGAACTGACCACAAACATCTTACACCTCATTCAAAAAAATGAGCTTATTGAAGAGGTTTCAGAAAAGCTATATGATCATAAACGAAATGCAAACGAAGAATCTCAGCTCGTGATCCAAAAAGTGCTGGCCGACCTTCAATCTAATCTTCATCCGGAACTCTTGCAGGAATTTGAATTCAGATTTCAGCAGGTGCATCAGGAGTTTTTTAATATCTTAAATGAAAAATATCCAAACCTTAGTCCCAGTGAACGGAGGTTATGCGCATTTTTAAAATTGAATATGACGACTAAAGAGATTTCTGCCATCACTTACCAAAGTATTAAATCGATTGAAATAGCCAGGACCCGCTTACGCAAAAAACTGGACCTTACGGGTACTGACCTCAATCTGGTAAACTTCCTGATTCAGTTGGATGCAAAAAATGGGGCATAA